The Leifsonia williamsii genome includes a region encoding these proteins:
- a CDS encoding universal stress protein, which yields MDQPAEPSGPVLVGVCPGQPLPVVQEAARLAAALDRPLLCAYVTADSYLTEWDRAALRDDASLHPGPLDEEDGQHALHLARAIDEVAAGAGAAWTLRVLGGDPPHALMRLADEADARLVVVGTRRRGPGHAVESWLAGSVGTRIAHDQTRPVVVVPVLGYRGPTLT from the coding sequence ATGGACCAGCCTGCCGAACCGTCCGGGCCCGTGCTGGTGGGCGTCTGCCCCGGCCAGCCCCTCCCGGTGGTGCAGGAGGCCGCACGGCTCGCCGCGGCGCTCGACCGCCCCCTCCTCTGCGCGTACGTCACCGCCGACAGCTACCTGACGGAGTGGGACCGCGCGGCCCTGCGCGACGACGCCTCCCTGCATCCGGGCCCGCTCGACGAGGAGGACGGCCAGCACGCCCTGCACCTGGCGCGCGCCATCGACGAGGTCGCGGCCGGCGCCGGAGCGGCGTGGACGTTGCGCGTGCTCGGCGGCGACCCTCCGCACGCCCTGATGCGCCTCGCGGACGAGGCCGACGCGCGGCTCGTCGTGGTCGGCACCCGTCGCCGCGGCCCCGGTCACGCCGTCGAGAGCTGGCTCGCCGGCTCGGTCGGGACCCGGATCGCGCACGACCAGACCCGCCCGGTCGTCGTCGTGCCGGTGCTGGGCTACCGGGGACCGACGCTCACCTGA
- a CDS encoding glycoside hydrolase family 3 C-terminal domain-containing protein has translation MTDTTTGARADLTGLTVEEKAALTSGESFWRTKAVGDIPSVMLTDGPHGLRKQREGGDHLGIGDSVPATCFPPAVALGSSWDAELAERVGTALGVESSIEDVAVILGPGINIKRSPLCGRNFEYLSEDPIVSGVLGAGIVRGIQSQGVGASLKHFAANNQEDDRMRSSSDVDPRPLREIYLRGFQRVVEDAQPHTVMCSYNRINGVFASENPWLLTDVLRGEWGFEGLVVSDWGAVNDRVAALRAGLDLEMPSSGGITDAQVVAAVRDGSLDEAVLDASAQRNADLAVRWAATERVEGPLDVDAHHALAREAASRSIVLLKNDAVDGAPLLPLRDDQSLAVIGAFAEKPRYQGAGSSMIHPTRLDDALTSIRAVAPQAAYAPGFSLAIDASEEETRRLREEAVAAAAGATVAVVFAGLPARLESEGYDREDIDLPADQLALIDAVVAVNPRTVVVLSNGGVVALPFAQSVPAIVEAWLLGQAGGSATADVLFGAVSPSGKLTETVPLRLEDTPAFLNFPGEEGHVRYGEGLFVGYRWYDARRMEVAFPFGHGLSYTTFGYGEATAAPRADGGIEVRVTVTNTGDRAGREVVQIYASLPGSRVQRAPRELKGFASVELAPGESREVAITVRREDLAYWDVRADRWIVEGGEYVVEVGASSRDLRTSATVAVAGDEVRLPLTRESSLAEVMAHPVAGPMVQQALAGMSQMLEGASAIMPEGVSMDKMMGSFPIGRIGMMAGGQVSPEMIDGLLAAANAPQQ, from the coding sequence ATGACCGACACCACGACCGGCGCGCGCGCCGATCTGACCGGCCTGACCGTCGAGGAGAAGGCGGCGCTGACCAGCGGCGAGAGCTTCTGGCGCACCAAGGCCGTCGGCGACATCCCCTCCGTCATGCTGACCGACGGGCCGCACGGCCTGCGCAAGCAGCGGGAGGGCGGCGACCACCTCGGGATCGGCGACAGCGTCCCGGCCACCTGCTTCCCGCCGGCGGTGGCCCTCGGCTCCTCGTGGGACGCGGAGCTCGCCGAGCGGGTCGGCACCGCCCTGGGCGTCGAGTCGTCCATCGAGGACGTCGCGGTCATCCTCGGCCCCGGCATCAACATCAAGCGCTCCCCGCTGTGCGGCCGCAACTTCGAGTACCTCAGCGAGGACCCGATCGTCTCGGGCGTGCTCGGCGCCGGGATCGTGCGCGGCATCCAGTCGCAGGGCGTCGGCGCATCGCTCAAGCACTTCGCGGCGAACAACCAGGAGGACGACCGGATGCGGTCCTCGTCCGACGTGGACCCGCGTCCGCTCCGCGAGATCTACCTGCGCGGCTTCCAGCGCGTGGTCGAGGACGCCCAGCCGCACACGGTGATGTGCTCGTACAACCGCATCAACGGCGTGTTCGCCTCCGAGAACCCCTGGCTGCTGACGGACGTGCTGCGCGGCGAGTGGGGCTTCGAGGGGCTCGTGGTCTCGGACTGGGGAGCGGTGAACGACCGCGTCGCCGCGCTGCGCGCGGGGCTCGACCTCGAGATGCCCAGCTCCGGCGGCATCACGGACGCGCAGGTCGTCGCGGCGGTGCGGGACGGCAGCCTCGACGAGGCGGTGCTCGACGCGTCGGCGCAGCGCAACGCCGACCTCGCCGTCCGCTGGGCGGCGACCGAGCGGGTGGAGGGTCCGCTCGACGTCGACGCGCACCACGCGCTCGCCCGCGAGGCGGCCTCCCGCTCCATCGTGCTGCTCAAGAACGACGCGGTCGACGGCGCCCCGCTGCTCCCGCTGCGCGACGACCAGTCCCTCGCGGTCATCGGCGCGTTCGCCGAGAAGCCGCGCTACCAGGGCGCCGGCTCGTCGATGATCCACCCGACCCGCCTGGACGACGCGCTCACCTCGATCCGCGCCGTCGCTCCGCAGGCCGCGTACGCCCCCGGCTTCTCGCTCGCGATCGACGCGAGCGAGGAGGAGACGCGACGGCTGCGCGAGGAGGCGGTCGCCGCCGCGGCCGGCGCGACGGTCGCGGTCGTGTTCGCCGGGCTCCCGGCGCGGCTGGAGTCGGAGGGGTACGACCGGGAGGACATCGACCTCCCGGCCGACCAGCTCGCCCTCATCGACGCTGTCGTCGCGGTCAACCCGCGCACGGTGGTCGTGCTGTCGAACGGCGGCGTGGTCGCCCTCCCGTTCGCGCAGTCGGTGCCGGCGATCGTGGAGGCGTGGCTGCTCGGTCAGGCCGGCGGCTCCGCCACGGCGGACGTGCTGTTCGGCGCCGTCTCGCCGTCGGGCAAGCTCACGGAGACCGTCCCGCTGCGGCTGGAGGACACCCCTGCGTTCCTCAACTTCCCGGGAGAGGAGGGACACGTCCGCTACGGCGAGGGCCTCTTCGTCGGCTACCGCTGGTACGACGCCCGCCGGATGGAGGTCGCGTTCCCGTTCGGCCACGGCCTCTCGTACACGACCTTCGGCTACGGGGAGGCGACGGCTGCGCCCAGGGCGGACGGCGGCATCGAGGTCCGCGTGACCGTCACCAACACCGGGGACCGCGCGGGCCGCGAGGTCGTGCAGATCTACGCGTCGCTGCCCGGCTCCCGGGTGCAGCGCGCGCCGCGCGAGCTGAAGGGCTTCGCGTCGGTGGAGCTGGCGCCGGGGGAGTCGCGAGAGGTCGCGATCACGGTCCGCCGCGAGGACCTCGCGTACTGGGACGTGCGCGCCGACCGCTGGATCGTGGAGGGCGGCGAGTACGTCGTCGAGGTCGGCGCATCCAGCCGCGACCTCCGCACGTCGGCGACGGTCGCGGTGGCGGGCGACGAGGTCCGCCTCCCGCTCACGCGCGAGTCGTCGCTCGCCGAGGTCATGGCGCATCCGGTGGCGGGGCCGATGGTCCAGCAGGCGCTGGCCGGGATGTCGCAGATGCTCGAGGGGGCGTCGGCGATCATGCCCGAGGGCGTGTCGATGGACAAGATGATGGGCTCGTTCCCGATCGGCCGCATCGGCATGATGGCCGGCGGACAGGTCAGCCCCGAGATGATCGACGGTCTGCTCGCCGCGGCGAACGCGCCGCAGCAGTAG
- a CDS encoding class II glutamine amidotransferase, with product MCRWLAYSGEPLKPAVLILDAQHSLVAQSLNSPLGVETVNGDGFGFGWYPEGSAAGSVPALFHSIEPAWHDENLRELTNNIASPLFFGHVRAAAGPPIQQTNCHPFRYENWLFMHNGFLDGFSLMKRDLVLAVDESLFPLIHGTTDSEVMFYLAITFGLADDPIGAMAKTVQFIEQTGEAKGVHFPMQGTLALSDGATLWAFRYSTAHRTRSLFHSVEIPALREMYPDAERLQVFGDKAKVVVSEPLNDVPGAFVEVPESTVAILTDDGYSHQPFGTPAD from the coding sequence ATGTGCCGTTGGCTCGCGTATTCGGGGGAGCCCCTGAAGCCCGCCGTCCTCATCCTGGACGCCCAGCACTCGCTGGTCGCCCAGTCGCTCAACTCCCCGCTCGGCGTGGAGACGGTCAACGGCGACGGCTTCGGCTTCGGCTGGTACCCGGAGGGGTCCGCGGCCGGGAGCGTGCCCGCGCTGTTCCACAGCATCGAGCCTGCGTGGCACGACGAGAACCTCCGCGAGCTGACGAACAACATCGCCAGCCCGCTGTTCTTCGGCCACGTGCGCGCGGCCGCCGGGCCGCCCATCCAGCAGACGAACTGCCATCCGTTCCGGTACGAGAACTGGCTGTTCATGCACAACGGCTTCCTCGACGGCTTCTCGCTGATGAAGCGCGACCTCGTGCTCGCGGTCGACGAGTCGCTGTTCCCGCTGATCCACGGCACGACCGACTCCGAGGTGATGTTCTACCTCGCGATCACGTTCGGCCTGGCGGACGACCCGATCGGCGCCATGGCCAAGACCGTGCAGTTCATCGAGCAGACGGGGGAGGCGAAGGGAGTGCACTTCCCGATGCAGGGCACGCTCGCGCTGTCGGACGGCGCGACGCTGTGGGCCTTCCGCTACTCCACCGCGCACCGCACGCGGAGCCTGTTCCACTCGGTGGAGATCCCGGCACTCCGCGAGATGTACCCCGATGCCGAGCGGCTGCAGGTGTTCGGCGACAAGGCGAAGGTCGTGGTCTCGGAGCCGCTCAACGACGTCCCCGGCGCCTTCGTGGAGGTGCCGGAGTCGACGGTCGCGATCCTCACCGACGACGGGTACAGCCACCAGCCGTTCGGCACGCCGGCCGACTGA
- a CDS encoding FBP domain-containing protein — protein MLTLTEAQLRASFVNTSQRERAAIAMPDLDAVDWNALDYLGWRDRKLPTVGYVVTIVDDRPVGIMLRQADGGVRARPQCSWCEDVHLPNEVVFFIAKRAGKAGRDGNTLGTLVCAGFECSANVRKRPPVAYLGFDVEAARQQRIDVLRDRVTTFARRVVEGG, from the coding sequence ATGCTCACCCTCACCGAGGCGCAGCTGCGCGCCTCCTTCGTCAACACCTCCCAGCGCGAGCGCGCCGCCATCGCGATGCCCGACCTCGACGCCGTCGACTGGAACGCCCTCGACTATCTCGGCTGGCGCGACCGCAAGCTGCCCACCGTCGGCTACGTCGTCACGATCGTCGACGACCGGCCGGTCGGCATCATGCTGCGCCAGGCCGACGGCGGCGTGCGGGCCCGCCCGCAGTGCTCCTGGTGCGAGGACGTGCACCTGCCCAACGAGGTCGTCTTCTTCATCGCCAAACGCGCCGGGAAGGCCGGCCGTGACGGCAACACGCTCGGCACCCTGGTCTGCGCCGGGTTCGAGTGCTCGGCCAACGTGCGCAAGCGACCGCCGGTCGCCTACCTCGGCTTCGACGTGGAGGCGGCCCGGCAGCAGCGCATCGACGTGCTTCGCGACCGGGTCACGACCTTCGCCCGCCGGGTGGTCGAGGGAGGCTGA
- a CDS encoding methyltransferase — MPDGPYRWFVYAELALAAVTFVALQFVVAPYGGRHGRTGWGPTVPSRVGWVVMEAPASLLFLAFYLLGEHRGELVPLLLLLLWQAHYVQRAFVYPFLMRSGSRMPVLVMVLAIGFNLLNAWVNARWVSQYGDYPVGWLADPRFWVGVALFAGGYVLNVSSDRRLRRLRRQGDGYRIPRGGGFRFVSSPNYLGEMIEWTGWAVATWSLAGAAFALYTIANLAPRAMANHRWYRETFDDYPADRKALVPFVL, encoded by the coding sequence ATGCCCGACGGCCCTTACCGCTGGTTCGTCTACGCCGAGCTCGCCCTCGCCGCGGTGACCTTCGTCGCCCTCCAGTTCGTGGTCGCGCCGTACGGCGGGCGGCACGGACGGACGGGCTGGGGGCCGACCGTGCCCTCCCGCGTCGGCTGGGTGGTGATGGAGGCGCCGGCCTCCCTGCTGTTCCTGGCCTTCTACCTGCTGGGGGAGCACCGCGGCGAACTCGTGCCGCTGCTGCTCCTGCTGCTGTGGCAGGCCCACTACGTACAGCGCGCCTTCGTGTACCCGTTCCTCATGCGGTCGGGGTCGCGGATGCCGGTGCTGGTGATGGTGCTGGCCATCGGCTTCAACCTCCTCAACGCCTGGGTCAACGCGCGCTGGGTCTCGCAGTACGGCGACTACCCGGTCGGCTGGCTCGCCGATCCGCGGTTCTGGGTCGGCGTGGCGCTGTTCGCTGGCGGGTACGTGCTGAACGTGTCGTCGGATCGGAGGCTGCGGAGGCTGCGCCGGCAGGGCGACGGCTACCGCATCCCGCGCGGGGGCGGGTTCCGGTTCGTGTCGAGCCCGAACTACCTCGGCGAGATGATCGAGTGGACGGGCTGGGCCGTGGCGACCTGGTCGCTCGCCGGAGCCGCCTTCGCGCTGTACACGATCGCGAACCTGGCGCCGCGCGCGATGGCCAATCACCGCTGGTACCGCGAGACGTTCGACGACTATCCCGCCGACCGGAAGGCGCTGGTGCCGTTCGTGCTGTAG
- a CDS encoding zinc-ribbon domain-containing protein has protein sequence MPESVEQWWARRQWSKGVAVPYAIGTYRSDWERYPTLIRQYHPDLNHGIVLSQVPPAADVYLLWECDAGHRFIATPEEQRSRPGGTRRRSVWCPRCTELAVPKRIHLPQPDAGVHICGHERDPRRIEADPGDDRCYLCRRLDRTELTREQLVSMAAPGSRVALSAENGTAATYSWQCPAGHPVYRATVERILGGRRCPTCRHARGGADAVAPGEAFVSRWAPAPASAAEPELKRLLAERLDVDLGRNAVRTARPFHSHLEVWPDILIPELRVAVEYDTTGRHGLEHVGPREASDRAKDRLLRAVGWEVVRVRCGKLQPIGPHDLVAGGVTATLAQRIVDRLGEIRGELFVAAYLR, from the coding sequence GTGCCCGAGAGCGTCGAGCAGTGGTGGGCGCGCCGCCAGTGGTCGAAGGGCGTGGCCGTCCCGTACGCGATCGGCACCTACCGGAGCGACTGGGAACGGTACCCGACGCTGATCCGGCAGTACCATCCCGACCTCAACCACGGCATCGTGCTCAGCCAGGTGCCGCCCGCCGCCGACGTGTACCTGCTGTGGGAGTGCGACGCGGGCCACCGCTTCATCGCGACGCCCGAGGAGCAGCGGTCCCGCCCCGGCGGCACGCGCCGACGCTCTGTGTGGTGCCCGCGCTGCACCGAGCTGGCCGTGCCGAAGCGCATCCACCTGCCGCAGCCCGACGCGGGCGTGCACATCTGCGGCCACGAGCGCGACCCGCGGAGGATCGAGGCCGACCCCGGCGACGACCGCTGCTACCTGTGCCGGCGGCTCGACCGCACCGAGCTCACCCGCGAGCAGCTCGTCAGCATGGCCGCGCCCGGCTCCCGCGTCGCGCTGTCGGCGGAGAACGGCACGGCGGCGACGTATTCGTGGCAGTGCCCCGCCGGGCACCCGGTGTACCGGGCGACGGTCGAGCGCATCCTCGGCGGCCGGCGCTGCCCCACCTGCCGCCACGCCCGCGGGGGAGCGGACGCGGTCGCTCCCGGCGAGGCGTTCGTCAGCCGCTGGGCCCCTGCGCCCGCTTCCGCGGCCGAGCCCGAGCTCAAGCGCCTGCTGGCGGAGCGGCTCGACGTCGACCTCGGACGCAACGCGGTGCGGACGGCGCGGCCGTTCCACTCGCACCTCGAGGTGTGGCCCGACATCCTCATCCCCGAGCTGCGGGTCGCCGTCGAGTACGACACGACCGGCCGGCACGGTCTCGAGCACGTCGGGCCGCGGGAGGCGTCCGACCGCGCCAAGGACCGGCTGCTGCGCGCCGTCGGCTGGGAGGTCGTGCGGGTCCGCTGCGGCAAGCTCCAGCCGATCGGTCCGCACGACCTGGTCGCCGGCGGGGTGACGGCCACGCTGGCGCAGCGGATCGTGGACCGGCTCGGCGAGATCCGGGGGGAGCTGTTCGTGGCGGCGTACCTGCGCTGA
- a CDS encoding M23 family metallopeptidase yields MISATARNISLSALLIGASVTALVPPVHAAPPAATAAASTAASPATPNHASTGVAPVALVDGRSPQTLAVASDVELSAVSRDGLTATYTPPPPPPPAVLWPVGAGATISDGFGARSAPTAGASTNHQGVDFAPGAGVPVHAAAAGVVREAVLSDDGGCGVSLRIDHDLQGENVTTVYCHLAVGSVLVSPGQAVTAGQAIAAVGNTGVSTGAHLHFEVRPGNGAAIEPLAWLSAHGAA; encoded by the coding sequence GTGATCTCTGCCACTGCACGCAACATCTCCCTGTCCGCACTCCTCATCGGAGCCTCCGTCACCGCACTCGTGCCGCCGGTCCATGCCGCGCCGCCGGCCGCGACCGCGGCCGCATCGACGGCTGCCTCGCCCGCGACGCCGAACCATGCGTCCACCGGCGTCGCGCCCGTCGCGCTCGTGGACGGGCGCTCGCCGCAGACGCTGGCCGTCGCCTCCGACGTCGAGCTGAGCGCCGTCAGCCGCGACGGCCTGACGGCGACCTACACGCCGCCGCCGCCCCCGCCTCCGGCCGTGCTCTGGCCGGTCGGTGCCGGCGCGACGATCAGCGACGGGTTCGGCGCGCGCAGCGCCCCGACGGCGGGCGCCTCGACCAACCACCAGGGTGTCGACTTCGCGCCGGGCGCCGGCGTGCCCGTGCACGCGGCCGCCGCCGGCGTGGTCCGCGAGGCGGTCCTCTCCGACGACGGCGGCTGCGGCGTGTCCCTGCGGATCGACCACGACCTGCAGGGCGAGAACGTCACCACCGTGTACTGCCACCTCGCGGTCGGCTCGGTCCTCGTCTCCCCCGGGCAGGCCGTCACCGCGGGTCAGGCGATCGCCGCCGTCGGCAACACGGGCGTCTCGACGGGAGCGCACCTCCACTTCGAGGTCCGCCCGGGCAACGGCGCCGCCATCGAGCCGCTGGCCTGGCTGAGCGCGCACGGCGCGGCCTGA
- a CDS encoding VOC family protein, giving the protein MPTILNPYLNFRGQAREAMDFYQSVFGGTVQRSTFADFQMSEDPSEADQIMHSQLTTDTGFTLMAADVPARMDLNEGSSISISLSGDDEAQLTGFYDRLVDGGTVIEPLAKAPWGDSFGMLVDRFGVQWLVNIAGSPAQPA; this is encoded by the coding sequence ATGCCCACGATCCTCAACCCCTACCTCAACTTCCGCGGCCAGGCGCGGGAGGCGATGGACTTCTACCAGTCGGTGTTCGGCGGCACGGTGCAGCGCAGCACGTTCGCCGACTTCCAGATGAGCGAGGACCCGTCGGAGGCCGACCAGATCATGCACTCGCAGCTCACCACCGACACCGGCTTCACGCTCATGGCCGCCGATGTGCCCGCGCGGATGGACCTCAACGAGGGCTCGTCCATCTCCATCTCGCTGAGCGGCGACGACGAGGCGCAGCTCACCGGCTTCTACGACCGGCTGGTCGACGGCGGCACCGTGATCGAACCGCTGGCGAAGGCGCCGTGGGGCGACAGCTTCGGGATGCTGGTGGACCGGTTCGGCGTGCAGTGGCTGGTGAACATCGCCGGGAGCCCGGCGCAGCCCGCCTGA